Proteins co-encoded in one Nicotiana sylvestris chromosome 7, ASM39365v2, whole genome shotgun sequence genomic window:
- the LOC138872879 gene encoding uncharacterized protein, with the protein MGTVDLNDQRSRLNGVGGDSGLGSTYSYVSSLFSRFLVIPPKPLGTPIHVSTPVGDSLVVDQIYRSCVVTLYGFETRADLLLLDMIDFEARHMVEKGCLSYLAYVRDTTAESPTIDLVLVVQEFADVFPSDLPGMPPDRDIDFCIYFAPGTHPISIPQYCMASKELKELKKQLEELLAKGFVRPSV; encoded by the exons atggggaccgttgatctgaatgatcaacggtccagattgaacgGGGTAGGTGGGGATTCGGGTTTGG ggtctacctactcatatgtatcatctctgttttcTCGTTTCCTGGTTATTCCTCCTAAGCCTTTGGGCACTCCTATTCATGTGTCCACCCCTGTGGGTGATTCTTTGGTTGTTGATCAGAtctaccggtcatgtgtggtcacATTATatggtttcgagactagagcagatctcctattacttgatatgatcgactttgag gctcggcatatggtcgagaaggggtgtttgtcttatctagcttatgttcgggacaccaccgcagagtctccgacgattgatttAGTTTTAGTAGTTCAGGAGtttgccgatgtgtttccttctgaccttcctggcatgccaccagatcgtgatattgatttctgtatttaTTTTGCTCCAGGCACCCATCCTATATCTATTCCACAGTACTGTATGGCttcgaaagagttgaaggagttgaagaagcagcttgaggagttgttagcaaaggggtttgttagaccaagTGTGTGA